One Brassica oleracea var. oleracea cultivar TO1000 chromosome C7, BOL, whole genome shotgun sequence genomic window carries:
- the LOC106303562 gene encoding ribosome production factor 2 homolog: MMEIRTPKTHKAKRVLEKRAPKLVENGKKTLILHGTKTSATVSSVLMELYRLKKGGAIKYSRRNENIRPFESGGETSLEFFSLKTDCSIFVYGSHSKKRPDNLVLGRMYDHHVYDLIEVGIENFKSLLSFSYDKKIAPHEGSKPFICFTGEGFETVQELKQLKEVLTDLFRGEVVENLNLTGLDRAYICTAVSPTKVFLTHCAIKLKKSGTIVPRIELVEVGPSMDLVIRRNRLPNEGLRKEAMKLSKDKPKKKVKNVDQDDVLGKLGRVYIPEQEVGKIPLPDKSKGVKRERREGKVKKNKEEGSASKKLKESE; this comes from the exons ATGATGGAAATACGAACTCCCAAGACCCACAAAGCCAAACGAGTCCTCGAAAAGCGAGCTCCTAAGCTG GTTGAGAACGGGAAGAAGACATTGATACTTCATGGAACAAAGACTAGCGCTACAGTTAGCTCTGTGTTGATGGAGCTGTACCGTCTTAAGAAGGGAGGTGCCATCAAGTACTCTAGGAGGAATGAGAATATCAGGCCATTTGAGAGTGGAGGTGAAACCTCATTAGAGTTCTTCTCTCTCAAAACAGATTGTAGCATCTTTGTG TATGGCTCTCACTCAAAGAAAAGGCCTGACAATCTAGTGCTCGGAAGAATGTATGATCACCATGTCTATGATCTAATTGAAGTTGGGATTGAGAACTTCAAATCTCTGCTATCGTTTTCCTACGACAAGAAGATAGCACCTCATGAAGGATCAAAGCCTTTTATTTGCTTTACTGGTGAAGGTTTTGAGACTGTACAAGAGCTGAAGCAGCTTAAAGAAGTCCTCACGGATCTCTTCCGAGGCGAG GTTGTGGAGAATCTAAATCTTACAGGATTAGACCGTGCTTACATATGCACAGCGGTATCACCAACTAAGGTTTTCCTTACTCACTGCGCGATAAAGCTAAAAAAGTCAGGGACCATCGTGCCTAGGATAGAGCTGGTCGAAGTAGGTCCATCCATGGACTTGGTTATCCGTCGTAACCGTCTTCCCAACGAAGGCCTAAGGAAAGAAGCTATGAAATTATCTAAAGATAAGCCCAAGAAGAAG GTGAAGAATGTCGATCAAGATGATGTACTAGGGAAGTTAGGGAGGGTTTATATTCCTGAGCAGGAG GTTGGAAAAATTCCATTACCGGATAAATCCAAGGGAGTGAAGAGAGAGCGAAGGGAGGGTAAAGTGAAGAAGAATAAGGAAGAAGGGTCTGCTTCCAAAAAGCTAAAAGAGTCCGAGTAA